The Celeribacter baekdonensis genomic interval GCGCCCCATTGCGCATTCCAAATCCCGCCTTCGGCATCCACGACTGCGCCATCGGGGTTCAATCCCGCATCGTTCAGGTCAATAAATACCTCAGGTGCGCCCACAGGCCACCCCGCCGCATCGAGCGGCTGACGGTTGATCTGTCCGGTCTTGGTGCAAGCATAATACGCCATGCGCCCATCGGGGGCAAAACAGATGGCATTGGGGATGGTCAGCCCGTCAAACAGCCGCACCACCTCGCCTTTGTAAAAACGATAAATCGCGCCCAAACCGGGCTCTGCGTGTTTGCCCATGGTGCCGATCCAAAACCCACCCTGCCGATCGGCACGACCATCGTTTGAGCGGGTTTCGGGCCGATCTGCCTCCAAGGGCGCAACCAAATCACGCTGTCCGGTTTCAATGTTGAACCGCCAAAGACCCGTCTCCGAGGCGATCAAAAGCGTATCGTGATCAACCCAACCCGCCGCCGAATGATGTTCGTCAAACTGCCACATTCGTGTGATTTCGCCTTGGCGGGCCAAGAGGCGGCATGCGATGATGTCGAACCAAAAAAGCTCTTGTCGCAGTGGGTGCCAAAGCGGCCCTTCGCCCAAAACACAGGGGCGGGGATCAAAAACCTGCGCCCTCATTGCGCGAACACCGCATCATAGGCGGTGACAATG includes:
- a CDS encoding SMP-30/gluconolactonase/LRE family protein, producing MRAQVFDPRPCVLGEGPLWHPLRQELFWFDIIACRLLARQGEITRMWQFDEHHSAAGWVDHDTLLIASETGLWRFNIETGQRDLVAPLEADRPETRSNDGRADRQGGFWIGTMGKHAEPGLGAIYRFYKGEVVRLFDGLTIPNAICFAPDGRMAYYACTKTGQINRQPLDAAGWPVGAPEVFIDLNDAGLNPDGAVVDAEGGIWNAQWGAGRVARYLPDGTFDRAISVGGVHSSCPAFGGPDLNTLFVTTAREDILAPDAAQGMVYACDAGVKGLQEPHILL